In Salmo salar chromosome ssa03, Ssal_v3.1, whole genome shotgun sequence, a single genomic region encodes these proteins:
- the LOC106597311 gene encoding LOW QUALITY PROTEIN: C-C chemokine receptor type 9 (The sequence of the model RefSeq protein was modified relative to this genomic sequence to represent the inferred CDS: inserted 1 base in 1 codon), producing the protein MPVIGDMVTSPMDSEVYDYDSSFTPTVGEDGLDDFMCDKSAVRAFRGQYEPPLYWSIVILGGLGNLTVVWIYLHFHQRLKTMTDVYLLNLAVADLFFLGTLPFWAVEGNQGWSFGLGLCKITSALYKINFFSSMLLLTCISVDRYVVIVQTTKAQNSKRQRLSCSKLVCTCVWLLAVVLALPEFMFANVKELDGRFYCTMVYWSNQDNRTKILVLVLQICMGFCLPLLVMVFCYAGIIRTLLKTRNFKKHKALRVIMVVVVVFVLSQLPYNSVLVVEATKAVNSTGMDCDAEKRFDVVGQVLKSLAYMHASLNPFLYVFVGERFRRDILKLIRIYHCWPAQGVLSKIQEDLXRSSVMSDTDTTQALSL; encoded by the exons ATGCCAGTTATAGGTGACATGGTGACTTCACCAATGGATTCAGAG GTGTACGACTACGACTCCAGCTTCACCCCCACGGTTGGTGAGGATGGTCTGGATGACTTTATGTGCGACAAATCTGCCGTTAGGGCTTTCAGAGGCCAGTATGAACCACCTCTCTACTGGTCCATCGTCATCCTGGGAGGCCTGGGTAACCTGACCGTGGTGTGGATCTACCTGCACTTCCACCAGCGTCTCAAGACCATGACCGATGTCTACCTGTTGAACCTAGCTGTGGCCGACCTCTTCTTCCTGGGCACTTTACCCTTTTGGGCTGTGGAGGGCAACCAGGGATGGAGCTTCGGCTTGGGCCTCTGCAAGATCACCTCTGCCCTCTACAAGATCAACTTCTTCAGCAGCATGCTGCTGCTCACCTGCATCAGTGTCGATCGTTACGTGGTCATCGTCCAGACCACCAAGGCCCAGAATTCCAAGAGACAGCGGCTGAGCTGCAGCAAGTTGGTGTGCACCTGCGTCTGGCTCCTGGCCGTGGTGTTGGCCCTGCCCGAGTTCATGTTCGCCAACGTCAAGGAGCTGGATGGCCGGTTCTACTGCACCATGGTCTACTGGAGTAACCAGGACAACCGCACCAAGATCCTGGTCCTGGTGCTTCAGATCTGCATGGGCTTCTGCCTGCCTCTCCTGGTGATGGTGTTCTGCTACGCCGGCATCATCCGCACCCTGCTCAAAACCCGCAACTTCAAGAAGCACAAGGCACTGCGCGTgatcatggtggtggtggttgtgtttgTCCTCTCCCAGTTGCCATACAACAGCGTGCTGGTGGTGGAGGCCACCAAGGCGGTCAACAGCACCGGAATGGACTGCGATGCGGAAAAGCGTTTCGACGTGGTCGGCCAGGTGCTGAAGAGCCTGGCCTACATGCATGCCTCCCTCAACCCCTTCCTGTATGTATTTGTGGGCGAACGCTTCCGCAGAGACATCCTCAAGCTTATCCGCATCTACCACTGCTGGCCGGCCCAGGGGGTACTCAGCAAGATCCAGGAGGACC GGCGCTCATCGGTCATGTCCGACACGGACACCACACAGGCACTCTCGCTTTGA